A genomic region of Rheinheimera sp. MMS21-TC3 contains the following coding sequences:
- the pheS gene encoding phenylalanine--tRNA ligase subunit alpha, with protein MNLTAILENALQAVAGAKDIAQLEQIRVDFLGKKGNITELLKSLGAMEPEQRKQAGAEINDVKQQVQAALNQQRDALQNALLAQKLAEEQIDVTLPGRMMPAGGLHPVTRTIERISAFFSELGFDIKHGPEIEDDFHNFDALNIPEHHPARADHDTFYFNPKLMLRTQTSGVQIRTMEQQQPPLRIISPGRVYRNDYDQTHTPMFHQVEGLMVDTNVNFAELKGILHDFLQNFFEEDLQVRFRPSFFPFTEPSAEVDVMGKNGKWLEVLGCGMVHPNVLRSVGIDPEVYSGFAFGMGVERLTMLRYGVTDLRAFFENDLRFLKQFR; from the coding sequence ATGAACCTAACAGCAATTTTGGAAAACGCCTTACAGGCCGTTGCCGGCGCTAAAGATATCGCACAGTTGGAACAGATCCGAGTCGATTTTTTAGGTAAAAAAGGTAATATTACAGAGTTATTAAAGTCGCTTGGCGCTATGGAACCAGAACAGCGTAAACAAGCAGGTGCTGAAATTAATGACGTTAAGCAACAAGTGCAAGCTGCATTAAACCAGCAGCGTGATGCATTACAAAATGCTTTGTTAGCGCAAAAGTTAGCAGAAGAACAAATTGATGTCACTTTGCCAGGCCGTATGATGCCAGCGGGTGGTTTACACCCTGTAACCCGTACTATAGAACGTATCTCAGCGTTCTTTTCGGAGTTAGGTTTTGATATTAAGCATGGTCCTGAAATTGAAGATGACTTTCACAATTTCGATGCATTAAATATTCCTGAGCATCACCCAGCACGCGCTGATCATGATACGTTTTATTTTAATCCAAAACTAATGCTGCGCACGCAAACCTCAGGTGTGCAAATTCGTACTATGGAGCAGCAGCAACCACCACTGCGTATTATTTCACCTGGGCGTGTTTATCGTAATGATTACGACCAAACTCATACGCCGATGTTCCATCAGGTTGAAGGCTTAATGGTTGATACCAATGTTAACTTTGCCGAGTTAAAAGGTATTTTGCATGATTTCTTACAAAACTTTTTTGAGGAAGACTTGCAAGTCCGCTTTAGACCGTCTTTTTTCCCTTTTACCGAGCCTTCAGCAGAAGTCGACGTAATGGGTAAAAATGGTAAATGGCTAGAAGTGTTAGGCTGCGGCATGGTACACCCAAATGTTTTACGCTCAGTAGGTATTGATCCTGAAGTGTATAGTGGCTTCGCTTTTGGTATGGGTGTTGAGCGCTTAACTATGTTGCGTTATGGCGTAACAGACTTACGTGCCTTTTTCGAAAATGATTTACGCTTTTTAAAACAGTTTAGATAA
- the pheT gene encoding phenylalanine--tRNA ligase subunit beta → MKFSEAWLREWVNPAIDTETLSEQLSMAGLEVDGVEPVAGDFTGVVVGEVVECGPHPDADKLQVTKVDIGNGELLDIVCGAKNCRLGLKVAVATVGAVLPGDFKIKKAKLRGQPSNGMLCSFSELGINDDFDGILELPSDAPLGQDIRQYLHLNDKTIEVDLTPNRADCLGIKGLAREVAVLNKMSVTEPKWPTVAATITETKAITLSASDACPRYLGRVVRNVDVTVATPLWLAEKLRRCGIRSIDAVVDITNYVLLELGQPMHAFDLDNISGDINVRMANTDEKLVLLDETEVALNANTLVIADSEKALAMAGIFGGLHSGVTNNTKHVFLESAFFAPLAIAGKARQYGLHTDASHRYERGVDPELQRVAIERATELLLQICGGEAGPVVEAVAEDKLPNRPAIELTTAKLKRILGISLDNNDVTAIFTRLGLDVTVTEQGWLVTIPGYRFDLKIAEDLIEEVARVYGYNNIPNVAPQAALKMRRFNEAEMNIDRLRSLLVDRGYQEAITYSFVDPKIQQRLFPEQAALVLPNPISADMSAMRLNLWPGLLQTVLYNQNRQQSRIRLFEYGLKFIPDAAAEGGVRQTEVLGGVIVGALNDEHWTIEQRAADFYDIKADVEALLSLTSAAAEFRFVTSEHSALHPGQTAAIYRGDALVGQLGALHPEIERKLGVKGKAFLFEIEIAALGLRNIVQAQELSKYPANRRDLAIVVNSDVRFADIAATIKKVSGNQLVDLKLFDVYTGSGVADGKKSLAIAITLQDLARTLEDKDIQQLVNQVVSALSEEFNATLRD, encoded by the coding sequence ATGAAATTCAGTGAAGCCTGGTTACGCGAATGGGTTAACCCAGCTATTGATACCGAAACCTTATCTGAACAGTTATCTATGGCGGGTTTAGAAGTTGACGGTGTAGAGCCTGTTGCGGGTGATTTTACCGGTGTAGTTGTCGGTGAGGTTGTAGAGTGTGGTCCACATCCCGATGCCGATAAACTACAAGTTACTAAAGTAGATATTGGTAATGGTGAATTATTAGATATCGTCTGTGGTGCTAAAAACTGTCGTTTAGGGTTAAAAGTGGCCGTTGCGACAGTAGGGGCTGTATTACCTGGTGATTTTAAAATTAAAAAAGCCAAGTTGCGTGGTCAACCGTCAAATGGCATGCTGTGCTCATTTTCTGAGCTAGGTATTAATGATGATTTTGATGGTATTTTAGAATTACCTAGTGATGCACCTTTAGGCCAAGATATTCGTCAATATTTACACCTTAATGATAAAACTATTGAGGTTGATTTAACACCAAACCGTGCCGACTGTTTAGGCATTAAAGGTTTGGCACGTGAAGTGGCTGTTTTAAATAAAATGTCCGTTACCGAGCCAAAATGGCCAACTGTCGCGGCTACCATTACAGAAACTAAAGCCATTACTTTAAGTGCCTCTGACGCTTGTCCACGTTATTTAGGTCGAGTGGTTCGTAATGTGGATGTGACTGTTGCTACGCCACTTTGGTTAGCTGAAAAGTTACGTCGTTGTGGAATTCGCAGCATTGATGCTGTTGTTGATATTACTAATTATGTATTGCTCGAGTTAGGCCAGCCGATGCATGCCTTTGATCTTGATAATATCAGCGGTGATATTAATGTAAGAATGGCTAATACAGATGAAAAGCTTGTTTTATTAGATGAAACTGAAGTGGCGCTAAATGCCAATACTTTAGTTATAGCCGATAGTGAAAAAGCACTCGCAATGGCCGGTATTTTTGGTGGCTTACATAGCGGTGTCACTAATAATACTAAACATGTATTTTTAGAAAGCGCCTTTTTTGCACCTTTAGCAATAGCTGGAAAAGCGCGTCAATATGGCTTGCATACAGATGCATCACATCGTTATGAGCGTGGTGTTGACCCAGAGCTACAAAGAGTCGCTATAGAGCGAGCAACTGAGTTATTACTACAAATCTGTGGTGGTGAAGCTGGGCCTGTAGTGGAAGCGGTAGCAGAAGACAAGTTACCTAACCGTCCAGCTATTGAATTAACTACAGCTAAACTTAAGCGGATCTTAGGTATTAGCCTAGATAATAATGATGTAACGGCTATTTTCACTCGGTTAGGCTTAGATGTTACTGTCACCGAGCAGGGCTGGCTGGTAACTATTCCAGGCTACCGCTTTGATTTAAAAATTGCTGAAGATTTAATTGAAGAAGTCGCCCGTGTTTATGGTTATAACAATATTCCTAATGTTGCGCCGCAAGCAGCATTAAAAATGCGTCGTTTTAACGAAGCTGAGATGAATATTGATAGGTTGCGTAGCTTATTAGTCGATCGTGGCTATCAAGAAGCGATAACTTATAGCTTTGTTGATCCTAAAATACAACAGCGATTATTTCCAGAGCAGGCCGCTTTGGTTTTACCTAATCCTATTTCAGCCGATATGTCCGCGATGCGCTTAAATTTATGGCCAGGCTTATTGCAAACCGTATTATATAATCAGAACCGTCAACAAAGTAGGATCCGTTTATTTGAATATGGATTGAAATTTATTCCTGATGCCGCAGCTGAAGGCGGAGTGCGTCAAACAGAAGTATTAGGTGGTGTTATTGTTGGTGCATTAAACGATGAACATTGGACTATTGAGCAACGTGCGGCTGATTTCTATGATATAAAAGCGGATGTTGAAGCTTTATTATCACTAACTTCTGCAGCTGCTGAATTCCGTTTTGTTACTAGTGAGCATAGCGCGTTACATCCAGGGCAAACCGCGGCAATCTATCGTGGTGATGCCTTAGTTGGCCAACTTGGCGCCTTACATCCTGAGATAGAGCGTAAACTTGGCGTGAAAGGTAAAGCCTTCCTATTTGAAATAGAAATAGCAGCCCTAGGTTTACGCAATATAGTTCAAGCGCAGGAGCTTTCAAAATATCCAGCAAATCGACGAGATTTAGCAATAGTTGTTAATTCTGATGTGCGTTTTGCTGATATTGCTGCTACTATAAAAAAAGTTAGCGGAAATCAATTAGTTGACCTAAAGTTATTTGATGTATACACAGGTAGTGGTGTTGCGGATGGTAAAAAGTCACTTGCAATTGCTATTACGTTACAAGATTTAGCGCGCACCCTGGAGGATAAAGATATCCAACAGTTGGTTAATCAAGTAGTTAGTGCGCTTAGTGAAGAGTTCAACGCAACGTTGAGGGATTAG
- the ihfA gene encoding integration host factor subunit alpha has product MALTKADLSERLFTKFGVSKRDAKLIVEAFFEEIRQALESGDQVKLSGFGNFDLRVKNERPGRNPKTGEDIPISARCVVTFRPGQKLKSRVELGTSKK; this is encoded by the coding sequence ATGGCGCTTACCAAAGCTGATTTATCAGAACGATTATTTACAAAGTTTGGTGTTAGTAAACGTGATGCTAAACTTATAGTAGAAGCTTTTTTTGAAGAGATCCGTCAGGCATTAGAGTCTGGGGATCAAGTTAAGTTATCCGGTTTTGGTAACTTTGACTTACGGGTCAAAAATGAGCGACCAGGTCGTAACCCTAAAACGGGCGAAGATATTCCTATCTCAGCACGTTGTGTGGTTACTTTCCGCCCAGGACAAAAATTAAAGTCACGGGTTGAGCTTGGAACAAGTAAAAAGTAG
- a CDS encoding DUF523 and DUF1722 domain-containing protein, with translation MTIKVGISACVLGDKVRFDGGHKASAFCTSVLSDHVQYVPVCPEVAIGMPVPRPAIRLQLDNEEQVHLVRSKEPSIDHTQQMKAFIEQKLPQLTQLSGYIVCAKSPSCGMERVRLFDANGHKLGKIGVGMYTKALMQRYPWLPIEEDGRLFDAEHKENFITRLFACHDYQQMMLDGFTVGKLVKFHSKYKFLVLAHHPVAYRELGRLVAQAKLFSAKELELRYLTDFMNALKKLSSRKNHTNVLQHLQGFLKHVLNEQAKKELSETITKYRLGYVPLLAPITLFKHYLALHPNQYLSEQRYFDPYPESLGLRA, from the coding sequence ATGACAATAAAAGTTGGTATTAGTGCTTGTGTTTTAGGCGATAAAGTCCGTTTTGACGGCGGCCATAAAGCTTCTGCTTTTTGTACTAGTGTGTTATCTGATCATGTTCAGTACGTACCAGTCTGTCCTGAAGTGGCTATTGGGATGCCAGTGCCTCGTCCTGCCATTCGTTTACAGTTGGATAATGAAGAGCAAGTTCATTTAGTGCGTAGCAAAGAGCCAAGTATTGATCACACTCAGCAAATGAAGGCATTTATTGAGCAAAAGCTGCCGCAATTAACCCAGTTAAGTGGTTATATCGTTTGTGCTAAATCACCGAGTTGTGGCATGGAGCGAGTGCGTTTATTCGATGCTAATGGTCATAAGTTAGGCAAGATTGGTGTTGGCATGTACACAAAGGCGCTTATGCAACGTTACCCTTGGTTGCCGATTGAAGAGGATGGCCGTTTATTTGATGCCGAACATAAAGAAAATTTTATAACCCGATTATTTGCTTGTCATGATTACCAACAAATGATGCTCGATGGCTTTACTGTGGGTAAGTTAGTTAAATTTCATAGTAAGTATAAGTTTTTAGTGTTAGCGCACCATCCAGTCGCTTACAGAGAGTTAGGGCGTTTGGTAGCACAAGCTAAGTTGTTTTCGGCAAAAGAATTAGAGTTACGCTATTTAACTGATTTTATGAATGCGCTTAAAAAATTATCTAGCCGTAAAAATCACACTAATGTGTTGCAGCATTTACAAGGCTTTTTAAAACACGTTTTAAATGAACAAGCAAAAAAAGAATTATCAGAGACCATTACTAAATATCGCTTAGGCTATGTGCCGCTATTAGCGCCTATTACTTTATTTAAACATTATTTAGCTTTACACCCAAATCAGTATTTATCTGAACAACGCTATTTTGACCCTTATCCTGAGAGTTTAGGTTTACGGGCATAA
- the phrB gene encoding deoxyribodipyrimidine photo-lyase, producing MKKLNVIWFRNDLRLVDNKALCSAIEDAKQHNAAVLGLFIATPVTWQQHNMAAIKQDFIRRRVSCLQQESAEINFTLLAVEGTDYHAVLDIFSQLAQQYKLKVFIQTDYELDEIQRDNQVEACLNKAGGELIRFDSQCIMPPGSILNQQGAVYKVFTPFKRKWLSVLFQQGVHCLAKPAIIAKDVLLVESLAIKGFKAMNAGDCCSKAWPVEQAAIIHQLRTFCQQQVADYAKARDYPAVLGTSKLSAYLAIGAISAAQCVARLQLEAPDAWALDKTGAEVWLSELIWREFYKHILLAYPNLIKHKAFQVETDAICWSKDEDAFNAWCSGNTGYPIVDAAMRQLNQTGWMHNRLRMITASFLVKDLHIDWRWGERYFMSKLIDGDFSANNGGWQWAASTGTDAVPYFRIFNPVTQSERFDPSGDFIRHYVPELAMFDAKTIHWPHKNSHLVADAGYVKPIVDHAQARKVTLALFAEVKQDKD from the coding sequence ATGAAAAAATTAAATGTTATTTGGTTTAGAAACGATCTGCGGCTAGTTGATAACAAAGCACTATGCAGTGCTATTGAGGATGCCAAGCAGCATAATGCAGCTGTTCTAGGGTTATTTATTGCCACGCCTGTTACTTGGCAGCAGCATAATATGGCAGCCATTAAGCAAGACTTTATCCGGCGCCGTGTGAGTTGTTTACAGCAAGAATCCGCAGAGATAAACTTTACACTGCTGGCAGTGGAGGGAACAGATTATCACGCAGTGTTGGACATTTTTAGCCAGTTAGCTCAGCAATATAAATTAAAAGTCTTTATTCAAACTGACTATGAGCTTGATGAAATACAGCGCGATAACCAAGTTGAAGCTTGTTTAAATAAGGCGGGTGGTGAACTTATTCGCTTTGATAGTCAATGCATAATGCCGCCTGGTAGTATTTTGAATCAACAAGGTGCGGTATATAAAGTCTTTACGCCCTTTAAGCGAAAGTGGCTGTCAGTACTTTTTCAGCAAGGCGTACATTGCTTAGCTAAACCAGCGATTATTGCAAAGGATGTATTACTAGTTGAATCATTGGCAATAAAAGGATTTAAAGCAATGAATGCCGGTGATTGTTGCTCAAAAGCTTGGCCTGTAGAGCAGGCAGCTATTATTCATCAGTTACGGACTTTTTGTCAGCAACAAGTAGCAGACTATGCAAAGGCCCGAGATTATCCTGCTGTTTTAGGCACATCGAAACTATCAGCCTATTTGGCGATAGGGGCGATTTCTGCTGCGCAATGTGTTGCCCGCTTACAGCTTGAAGCTCCAGATGCGTGGGCACTTGATAAAACAGGCGCAGAGGTGTGGTTGTCAGAATTAATTTGGCGAGAGTTTTATAAGCATATTCTGCTAGCTTACCCTAATTTAATTAAGCATAAAGCCTTTCAAGTTGAAACAGATGCTATTTGCTGGTCAAAAGATGAAGACGCTTTTAATGCTTGGTGCTCGGGGAATACTGGCTATCCCATTGTCGATGCGGCTATGCGCCAGCTAAATCAAACAGGTTGGATGCATAATAGGCTGCGGATGATTACAGCAAGCTTTTTAGTTAAAGATTTACATATCGATTGGCGCTGGGGTGAGCGTTACTTTATGTCAAAACTGATTGATGGTGACTTCTCTGCCAACAATGGTGGCTGGCAATGGGCGGCTTCAACAGGGACAGATGCCGTTCCTTACTTTAGAATTTTTAATCCGGTTACTCAAAGTGAAAGATTTGATCCCAGCGGTGACTTTATTCGTCACTATGTACCAGAGCTGGCTATGTTTGATGCTAAAACGATTCACTGGCCACATAAAAATAGTCATCTTGTTGCTGATGCTGGGTATGTAAAACCGATTGTGGATCATGCGCAAGCACGTAAAGTTACCTTAGCGCTATTTGCCGAAGTTAAGCAGGATAAAGATTAA
- a CDS encoding S1 RNA-binding domain-containing protein, translated as MLALGKINRLNVKKQVKFGYYLDGLSWGEILLPNNVVPPNLEIGQELDVFLYLDSEDQLIATTERPKIKAGEVAYLPVVAVTKVGAFVDWGLKKDLLVPFSEQQIPLKEGQKYLLYCYVDVSNRIVASTKLDRHLHKTPANYKVGDRVDIIISEQTDLGYKAVVNQTHWGVLYKNEVFKPLQRGDKMSAYIVKVRDDDKIDLRLSSATFKQAQQLTDKILHRLHQNNGKLALTDKSSPELIYEAFGVSKKAYKQAIGVLYKAKKIVIFEQGIILTPKDN; from the coding sequence ATGTTAGCTCTTGGAAAAATAAATCGCCTTAATGTTAAGAAACAAGTTAAGTTTGGCTATTACCTTGATGGCTTAAGTTGGGGCGAGATTTTACTGCCTAATAACGTAGTACCTCCAAATCTAGAAATTGGTCAGGAACTAGACGTTTTTCTATATTTAGATTCAGAAGATCAATTAATAGCTACAACTGAAAGACCGAAAATTAAAGCAGGTGAAGTTGCTTATTTACCCGTAGTCGCGGTAACGAAAGTGGGTGCCTTTGTTGATTGGGGTTTAAAGAAAGATTTACTAGTGCCGTTTAGTGAACAACAGATCCCTCTGAAGGAAGGTCAAAAATATCTGCTCTATTGTTATGTTGATGTTAGCAATAGGATTGTCGCCTCGACTAAATTAGATCGTCACTTACATAAAACCCCTGCTAATTATAAAGTCGGTGATCGGGTTGATATTATTATTAGTGAGCAAACTGATTTAGGTTATAAAGCAGTTGTTAATCAAACCCATTGGGGTGTGCTATATAAAAATGAGGTTTTTAAGCCATTACAACGCGGTGATAAAATGTCAGCTTATATCGTTAAAGTTCGCGATGATGACAAAATAGATTTACGCTTATCCTCAGCTACCTTTAAGCAAGCCCAACAATTAACCGACAAAATTCTGCATCGTTTACACCAGAATAATGGCAAGCTTGCTTTAACTGATAAAAGCTCACCTGAGTTAATTTATGAAGCCTTTGGAGTAAGTAAAAAAGCTTATAAGCAAGCTATAGGTGTACTATATAAAGCCAAGAAAATTGTTATTTTTGAGCAAGGCATTATTCTTACGCCAAAAGATAACTAA
- a CDS encoding DUF3413 domain-containing protein, which translates to MVLEQNVSLVKKVNRLLNWGHWFSFFNILLALIVTSAYWLAEPAPSSVIGWTYLALNWIGHTAFLCFLFFILTIFPVSLIFPYQRHVRGIAAAIATSAFVVLIFDAYVYNNLGYHIGAASFEQTIDLLRQQIVTNLRNFIIIVMTVAALLFALQLTLSNFCWKKIERLKQSGLAQPLMLLFVGSFMLSHIVHIYADANLKWDVTKQDNVLPLSYPATAKTFLARYQLVDLTKRAQRQLDKMSVPDTFQANKTLQCNNTAAGKSTLLIISRNFNAAQQQFFQAKYFKPLEQHFAPVQTTEALVNLLYGQFYYNAANSTVLKTAPAWLAQLSEQKLTIARDDSTEFLALPWLTATKNLNHYAIVFDDHADKHWANYDHFDNILIMQLVAQHEKFTLAPTVAWTNWKKLLKLQHYEVSQHLDLLPTLLAQAGCSSEHSWLGDNLLQPSKLPKLLISGQEIISFKKDKMVILREDGSYGVWSAGTLLPLTEKLDLPMLTDALKRIEHEK; encoded by the coding sequence ATGGTGTTAGAACAAAATGTGTCTTTAGTAAAAAAAGTAAATCGACTGCTTAATTGGGGCCATTGGTTTAGTTTTTTTAATATTCTATTAGCATTAATTGTTACTTCTGCATATTGGCTAGCAGAGCCGGCGCCTTCTTCAGTGATAGGCTGGACCTATTTAGCATTAAATTGGATAGGTCACACCGCCTTTCTTTGTTTTCTGTTTTTTATCTTAACTATTTTTCCGGTTTCATTGATCTTTCCCTATCAGCGCCACGTCAGAGGAATTGCCGCTGCTATTGCTACATCTGCTTTTGTCGTCCTTATTTTTGATGCCTATGTTTATAATAATCTTGGCTATCATATTGGTGCAGCTTCTTTTGAACAAACAATCGACCTATTACGTCAGCAAATTGTCACTAACTTACGCAATTTTATTATCATAGTTATGACTGTTGCTGCACTACTGTTTGCATTGCAATTAACCTTAAGTAATTTTTGTTGGAAGAAAATAGAACGCTTAAAGCAATCAGGCTTAGCTCAGCCGCTTATGCTGCTATTTGTTGGCAGCTTTATGTTAAGTCACATAGTACACATTTATGCTGATGCCAACTTAAAGTGGGATGTCACTAAACAGGATAATGTATTGCCGCTATCTTATCCCGCAACAGCTAAAACCTTTTTAGCTCGTTATCAATTAGTTGATTTAACTAAGCGCGCTCAACGGCAATTAGATAAGATGAGTGTTCCAGACACCTTTCAAGCAAATAAAACCTTGCAGTGTAATAACACTGCTGCAGGCAAAAGCACCCTGTTAATCATTAGCAGGAACTTTAACGCTGCACAGCAACAGTTTTTTCAGGCCAAATATTTTAAACCGCTAGAGCAGCACTTTGCTCCGGTACAAACTACAGAAGCCTTAGTAAATCTCTTATATGGTCAGTTTTATTACAATGCCGCTAATTCGACAGTATTAAAAACAGCCCCTGCTTGGTTAGCACAATTATCTGAACAAAAACTGACTATAGCACGAGATGATAGTACTGAATTTTTAGCCTTACCTTGGTTAACAGCAACAAAAAACTTAAACCACTATGCTATTGTTTTTGATGACCATGCCGATAAACACTGGGCTAACTATGACCATTTTGACAATATTCTTATTATGCAATTAGTGGCACAACATGAAAAGTTCACCCTAGCACCAACAGTCGCTTGGACCAATTGGAAAAAGCTACTTAAGTTACAACACTATGAAGTGTCGCAACACTTAGACTTACTCCCTACTTTATTAGCGCAAGCTGGCTGTAGTAGTGAGCATAGCTGGCTTGGTGATAATTTACTGCAACCCAGTAAATTACCTAAATTATTAATTAGCGGCCAAGAGATCATCAGCTTTAAAAAAGATAAAATGGTTATATTACGCGAAGATGGAAGTTATGGTGTCTGGTCAGCTGGTACATTATTACCTTTAACAGAGAAGCTTGATTTACCTATGTTAACTGACGCTTTAAAACGCATTGAACATGAAAAATAA
- a CDS encoding DUF1414 domain-containing protein, translated as MAIVSKYSTAKIETLVNQLLDVLHAENATTELSLMCLGNAISHVVNSSVPTAQRDTIVKHFNQALVDSIASKNK; from the coding sequence ATGGCAATTGTATCAAAGTATTCCACCGCTAAGATTGAAACTTTAGTCAATCAGTTGTTAGACGTCTTGCACGCTGAGAATGCAACGACAGAATTAAGCTTAATGTGTTTAGGAAATGCTATTAGTCATGTTGTTAATAGCAGCGTACCAACAGCACAACGCGACACTATAGTTAAACATTTTAATCAAGCTCTGGTTGATTCTATCGCCAGCAAAAATAAGTAA
- the yejK gene encoding nucleoid-associated protein YejK, with the protein MSVEVKQLAINHIELDEQAQSKAHYRPSLVEPTVAVSHLIEQLHLAYNGKPAKGYAVFNADKPQQVVSALNDWQQQTSDFTVLANAATAELVRQLMTHQLPEQGYFLICHYRYLASDYLLFCLLGSKDHFALSDELELATSRHLDIARMQLAARIDLTAYQTSAQSGNYLSFIRGRAGRKVADFFLDFLGCEEGTDAKANSKVVLSSVEEYFSAAEFDDTEKNDSRKQVYQYCEERAKSGQEVVLSELSAVVDEQEQQGFMRYCQEQQLAVAEQFPVEVKELKNLVKFAGQGGGLSLSFEQKLLGDRVQYDAHSDTLLIKGTPPNLRDQLQRFVQGYSSFEHKVKNE; encoded by the coding sequence ATGTCAGTAGAAGTAAAACAATTGGCAATAAACCATATAGAGCTAGATGAACAAGCGCAAAGTAAAGCCCATTATCGGCCATCCTTAGTTGAGCCTACAGTAGCCGTTTCCCATTTAATTGAGCAATTACATCTAGCTTACAATGGCAAACCAGCAAAAGGTTATGCTGTATTTAATGCCGATAAACCCCAACAGGTTGTTTCGGCACTTAACGATTGGCAGCAGCAAACTAGTGATTTTACTGTATTAGCTAATGCGGCTACTGCCGAGTTAGTACGGCAATTAATGACCCACCAACTGCCGGAGCAAGGCTATTTTTTAATTTGCCATTACCGCTATTTAGCCAGTGATTATTTACTATTTTGTTTGTTGGGTAGCAAGGACCATTTTGCTTTAAGTGACGAATTAGAGCTAGCTACTTCGCGTCATCTTGATATTGCTAGAATGCAATTAGCCGCTCGGATTGATTTAACGGCATATCAAACCTCAGCACAGTCAGGTAATTATTTAAGCTTTATACGCGGCAGAGCTGGGCGTAAAGTGGCAGATTTCTTTTTAGACTTTTTAGGTTGTGAAGAAGGAACTGATGCTAAGGCAAATAGCAAAGTGGTTTTATCCTCTGTTGAAGAATACTTTAGTGCAGCTGAGTTTGATGATACTGAAAAAAATGATAGTAGAAAGCAAGTATACCAGTACTGCGAAGAGCGAGCTAAATCTGGCCAAGAAGTGGTGTTGTCAGAGCTTTCCGCTGTAGTAGATGAGCAAGAGCAGCAAGGGTTTATGCGCTATTGTCAAGAGCAGCAGCTTGCAGTAGCAGAGCAGTTTCCTGTAGAAGTGAAAGAGTTAAAAAACTTAGTGAAATTTGCCGGCCAAGGCGGCGGCTTGTCGCTTAGCTTTGAACAAAAGTTGCTCGGTGATAGAGTCCAGTATGATGCCCATAGTGATACTTTACTAATTAAAGGCACACCTCCAAATTTACGTGATCAACTGCAGCGTTTTGTTCAAGGCTATTCATCGTTTGAACATAAAGTAAAAAATGAATAA
- a CDS encoding M15 family metallopeptidase: MASNFDLITCITGLSQQHLIQRDDGFKLQPEASQQFDAMATAAKKDGIKLSIVSAFRSYQRQAQIWQAKLSGKRTVYDLNNQPVCLESLNTRAKLNAVLLFSALPGASRHHWGTDIDLYDTNAVASDYQPRLEPVEYQVGGPFFAMKKWLEQHASSFGFFMPYKYYQQGVAAEPWHISFAPVADQYQQQLSCQLLAACIKKNPVAEQEAVLMHLADIYQQYVQNICR; encoded by the coding sequence ATGGCATCTAACTTTGATTTAATTACCTGCATCACTGGATTATCCCAACAGCATTTAATCCAACGAGATGATGGCTTTAAATTGCAGCCAGAAGCATCTCAACAGTTTGATGCTATGGCTACAGCTGCAAAAAAAGACGGTATTAAGTTATCAATAGTCTCAGCATTTCGCTCTTATCAGCGTCAAGCTCAAATTTGGCAGGCCAAACTTTCTGGTAAGCGCACGGTATATGATTTAAATAATCAGCCAGTTTGCCTTGAAAGCTTGAATACAAGAGCAAAACTCAATGCTGTATTGCTGTTTTCAGCTTTGCCAGGAGCAAGCAGGCATCATTGGGGGACAGATATTGATCTCTACGATACTAACGCCGTAGCAAGTGATTATCAGCCTCGCCTCGAGCCTGTAGAATATCAAGTTGGCGGACCCTTTTTTGCCATGAAGAAATGGTTAGAGCAGCACGCAAGCAGCTTCGGCTTTTTTATGCCTTATAAATATTATCAACAAGGTGTTGCAGCAGAACCATGGCATATCAGTTTTGCACCTGTTGCTGATCAATATCAGCAACAGTTAAGTTGTCAATTACTCGCAGCTTGTATTAAAAAAAATCCTGTTGCTGAACAAGAAGCTGTGTTAATGCATTTAGCCGATATCTACCAACAGTATGTGCAAAACATTTGTCGCTAA